Part of the Antechinus flavipes isolate AdamAnt ecotype Samford, QLD, Australia chromosome 2, AdamAnt_v2, whole genome shotgun sequence genome is shown below.
gagagagagaggtcaacCATGGGACCATACACAGCATAcagaagaaaatttaatctaGTACACTAGTTCACTATATTCAATGATTTTGGCTATTTATATAAGGActcattatttaatttaaaaaatcaaatcaaataaatcaaaagTGCTGAGGAAACTAGAAATAGTGAGCAGAAATTGTTTCCCAAAGGGGATCAAAAAGGCATCACTAAGTTGGAATCAAGGTAAAATTGCTCCACCTTGATAGAACACAAATAGGTCAAGAACATATAAACATTTGGAGTGGAAATGGCCTTAATTTGCatgtcacatttcttttgagctactataATTCTGCTTCACTTACAGAGCACAGTGTCATTTATGATTTGAGCATgtcatgctgggcagtcctgtgccagtgtctcctatgtcaCACAATACATTCAAAAGTTTTTTAGAGAGACCTTGAGTGTCATTGTATTACTTCTTCTGACCACCTGTGGGCACTTTCCTTGTGTGAgttttctccataaaatagtcttttagaaaaacatatattTCAAATGATGTAGCCAGCCCAAGAGAGATGTACTCTCTgccagtagagtttgaatgcctGGTAGGTTAGCTCGAGAAAGTACTCCagtttctgaaattttattttgccaagtgatcttcagaatcttcctaagacaattcaaatagaagcatTTTAGTTTCTTGGGATGTACTAATATATTGACCAGTTTttacaggcatacaacaatgaagtcagcatAATAACtctatagaccttcagtttggcaGGCAATCTAAAAATCTAtttacctcttctctcccacactttccttctgAGACTCCCAAACATTGGGTTAGTTTTGCAATGTGTGCATCAACTTCAGTATCTATGTACATACTTGaaaagtatactgccaaagtaCATGAactaaaatttctccatttgctataatcAATGCTACCACATATTggtggtgtggtgctggctgaggGTGAACCTATGTCTTCTTGATATTTATTATTGTCACAAGCAGCAGAGGTTCTATCCATTTTTGTTTCATCTCAACTTTAGAGGTTGCATTGAATGCACAATTATCTGTAAACAAAGAGTTGTGCATCAAATCTCCCTCCACATTAATCTTGTagctttttcaaattaaataatttaccatcaataCAGTAGCTGACCTCAATACcatttttgtcctcattgaagTCCTCTAATAATATTGCTAAAAAATATCGTGctaaaagcatgggagcaagcacataGCTTTGCTTCACTCCATTGGTAACTGGAAAAGTGCAAGAGCATCCTTTATTAGCCATAACCCAGCTAGTATGTCATCATGAAATTGATATGCAATACTGATGAACGTCTCAGGAAGACCAAATTTTTCCATGACTTTCCCAAGTCCTCAATGCTGATTGTATCAAAAGCCTTACTTGGGTAAATAAAGCATGTACAGACCTCTATTTTGCTCCTGGAATTGTTACTGGAGTTGTCAGACAGCTGTTCCTCAGCTTTTTCTGAATACACATTAGCTCTCTGGTAGATAGCCATCTTCCAGGAAAAGGAGGCTTATTCAGAAGGACTCTGGCAggaatcttgccagcaatgattATTACAAGACAAATTATTTCCTTTACCTTTAGAGAAATGGAtaatggaggcatccttgaactcctggggaATTCTTCTTATAAAATAATCCAGAAgatttcagttagcttttgtatgaACAGTTGCCTTCCTGCCTTGTAAATTTCATTGTGCCCATAAACATGCATGCATTTCAtgttgtgatgactgcatatttaaaatcagccggagtcaggaattcaggttaagggaaaaatcttcaatctttattcttcttgagatgaagggggattgcgatagcaatatgggcagttgcgacaggaagccagccagcagaggtgaagggggattagcaatgtgcaTCCACCTCCCCAAAAGGCGCCGAGACACTCCCACCTCATCGTGGGGTACACCTTGCCCCCCTCGCTCAGGGGCTCCCCTCTGGCTCTGTGGCTCCCCAAGGAGCCTGGCCCCCCATGTCTTTTGGTCTGGGCTCTGCTGTTCTGGGGCGACTGTGGGCCAAAAGGATTGAAAGGTGGGGGGACCCGGAAGGGGTCCAAGTCTGGGAACAGGGTCCAAGGGGCTCGGCGGGGGGCAGGCTGTGGGGACGGAAGTGGGGACGGCCGGGGTCCAGTGAACACAAAACTCCAGGGGTCAATGCGGCTCCGGAGGGGTGAAGGCCGGGGCCTGCCGATGAGGTCCAGCGTTGGGGACCGGGGgtgcgggggggagggggaggacgGAAGGCCCTGGGAGGGAGGGACACAGCCCCACCCCGCGTCTCTTCCTCTTGACGGGGGCTTTTGGCAAAGGGCTGCCCCCCCGGGGGTTCCCAGGTCAAGCAGAGGGGGGCTGGGAGGTGCCTAAGGGTCCGGGCTCGCTGGAGAGGGCGGGGCATCCGGAGTTTTGGGAGAAAAGCGAAtgagaggaggggggggggggaacgaCGCCTCTTCGGGGATGGCGTCTCCCTTGTCTCGGGCTCCGCTGCCAGCCTGCTGCAGGTCCCGGCCCAGGCCCAGGGAGGCCAACAGAGCTGTTCTCTGGAGCAGGGCCCCCTGGATGATCTTGGGGGTCCCGCTGCGGTCCGAGGGgttgtgtcaagacgccagccagcagtctccctttccacttccttctctgcccccctgcctccacccaccaaaatcatcatttcctatacgacacatcaggacttgtactaagagtgggtgggggccattctttctccaagcatatatattaatagcgtATGGTCCAATTGCtgtttagcctcatgtgcttgggacctcagtgcatcaactcaagcctcagcccattacacatataACAATGATGAATAgaatcatttttgaattttttttttttgtatttcaaccACAGAGTGAGATTTTCACTTGCCATAACAATTAGTTTAAAGTGTACAATTCTTAGGGCATCTTTTCTAGCCTCTTATTCACAGTAGGAAGTGATCAGTGCAGTTCTTAAAAAGCTGCTCAGATAACCAAGGGGCTGCCAAATCTCACCATTGTTTCCAATAAGAAGATAACCCTATAGCTTCCTGTGTTTAGGGTTTTGACTATAGTTCCCAGTGAATCTGCACCTGCTGATTCATCACTTATCTGTCATCATAGAGCTttgagataaataaaaatgataaaatggtatgggtgatttcttttgatttgcacataaattggagttaagtaaagCAGAGTTGTATGAAGTCATCATCTTTGCTCTCTTCCAGGGTAATCAAAGTCTAGTGgtaagacaaaatcaaaatgactGGTAATAGTTCATGATGCAGTGAATGATGTTGGTGTCTTACATG
Proteins encoded:
- the LOC127549754 gene encoding mitogen-activated protein kinase kinase kinase 11-like, translated to MMILVGGGRGAEKEVERETAGWRLDTTPRTAAGPPRSSRGPCSREQLCWPPWAWAGTCSRLAAEPETRETPSPKRRRSPPPLLSFAFLPKLRMPRPLQRARTLRHLPAPLCLTWEPPGGQPFAKSPRQEEETRGGAVSLPPRAFRPPPPPRTPGPQRWTSSAGPGLHPSGAALTPGVLCSLDPGRPHFRPHSLPPAEPLGPCSQTWTPSGSPHLSILLAHSRPRTAEPRPKDMGGQAPWGATEPEGSP